In Leucoraja erinacea ecotype New England chromosome 20, Leri_hhj_1, whole genome shotgun sequence, the DNA window ACCCTCCCGTcttaagagtgtgggaggaaatgggagcatccATCGAAaagcacaaggtcacagggataatgtacaaactccgtacaaacagcacccattgtcgggatcgaacccgggtctctggtgctgaaaggcatcaactctaccgctgcgccaccttggtgccagaatgctgcttggattagagggcacTAACTACatggagaggctggacaaacttggattgctttctctgggatCACGATATACAGACAATAATAAACAGGAACCTTTGAAACTCTGAATGCATCTATTGAGTTTCCACTGAAggtatttattttagagatacaaccttTGGGCAgatcaatgatcacctgtacaccagttctctcctgcacaacagggacaatttgcagaaggcaattaacctacaaacctgcacgactttggaatgtgggaggcaaccagagcacctggagaaaaccaacacggacATAGggagttaaagaaggaactgcagatgctggaaaatcaaaggtatacaaaaatgctggagaaactcagcaggtgcagcagcatctatggagcgaaggaaataggcaacgtttcgggccgaaacgttgcctatttccttcgctccatagatgcagctgcaccctctgagtttctccagcatttttgtgtatctacggacatagggagaatgtacaaagtccgtacagacaccacccacaaTCCAGATCGAATCCACACGAACCTCCAGAATGATGAACATCTatacactgtttaagaaggaactgcagatgctggaataaccgacgggtctcgacccgaaacgtcacctattccttcgctccatagatgctgcctcacccgctgagtttctccaacaactgTCTAACATCTAAACACTAAcactttttaaatgttataagcTCTGTTGAGATTAACCTTTTTGATATTTGTTACTGTTCAGTACGTATTTACACATCAGTGGCCTTCTTAATTCTGTTTGTTAATATTTTGCCTTTACTATCATTCATTTATACAACAGCTAAataccaacccaaaatgttactttGGTTTGGTCAGAATATTTCCACCAATTCCTGTAATATTTCAGGAATTGTACACTACTTTAAATATCTTTATCCCTTTAATTACCTCAGATTCAAATACTACCACTATTGTGCATGTGCCTTGACAAATAACTAATAGTAACATTAAGAAATCATAATTTTAGAAACATTAAATATCACCAATTAAATGTTTTATAGTAGTCACGTTATGCTTTAAAATATTCCAAAGTGCCTAGTCAGTAGCTTTGCAAAACATTGTAAAAGTTACCAGTCATAgaaaccacatggaaacaggctcttcggtccaccaagaCTGTACCAGCCATCAACCACCTATTTACACTAAGCCTACGTTAATTCAACATTTTATACACCACACATTCTCTCACTCACTCGCCTACGTACTTTGGACAAGTTGCAGTCATTCATTAATCTATCAACCTGCACGATTGCGAagcagtggaattgctgccttacagcgccagagacccgggttcgatcctgacgacgggtgctgtttgtatggagtttgtacgttctccctctgactgcgtgggttttctacgggcgttccggtttcctcccacacaccaaagacgtacagatttgtaggtaaaaaTGGAAAATCGTCACTGTATAAGATggtgctggtcagcgtggactcggtgggctgaagcccGTTTCCATGCGATGTATCTAAAGTCTTGGGAATgagggagaaaaccaatgcacccagagaaaacccacctggccaCGGGAAGGTAGAAACATCACACAGACAGCAGGAGGCAAAGTATGAAATGGGGTTTCCAGCACAGAGACGGCATCTCCACCAGTTGTGCCATGTAGTGCCCTGCAGCCCACTTGAATGGAAATGATCAAATCTGCTTTAATTATTAAAAGATGCCGAACCCAGGTGGAAATATGCAAGGAGCTAAATTAATTCTCCTTATCAGCATCCACATAGAGTCAGagacatacagcagggaaataggccctttgtcccaacttgcccatgttgactaacacgtcccttctacactagttccacctgtccacatttggcccatatcactcttacctgtcctatccaggtacctgtccaaatgtctttcaaatgtggagggatttgaaaaaaaaaaatccctgtccAATGGAAAGGGAAAGTAGAGAAAATTGAAACAGATTATGTAACCCCAAGTTTCAAATGATCTAATACACCATCTCTTCCGGAAGGTATCACGTTGTCCAAATGGGTTTAATTTTGCCTTGATCTGCTCTGTTACAGATTGGAAATCCATCACTAATTCTTACAAATTAAACACAGAAAAGTCTGCATTACTATTTGATTGATACGAAACACCATTTGAACACTTTAGTGTTGTTGAGATCCACCGTAATTATTCAATGTTGAGCTCCGAGATGCCAAAAGgttagaaagcttttgataagtaTTGCTGAAAATTAAGGACGTAATATCAAGCTGTTCAACAACATCGAACAAGTGAAACCTCTCCGCTGTGTTGCGTACCTCTAATTAGGACATTAGCTTGTGGGTACTGAGGCATTGTAGAGGATGAGCAATTCCCAGCCACGGGCCACTTCTCCAGCACTCGTTAATCAGCCATACTGACAGATTGAATCAGATTTTCTGCAGATCTGTGTATTGTAGATACTGGATTAGCGAATCTGTCACAGAAGATTAATTTGGCTCTCGTTTATTACCCAGCGTGCCTTCTTTGTACAGCTGCAATCCAAGAAGAATGGCTATTAACTGTTCATAAGGATTGAAGAACAAAGGATGAATGGAGAGAAACATATTGCATTGAAACACAATGGACTATTTCTGCAGCACATCTGTACATTCTGTTCAGAACAGATTAAGGCCAAAAaacccaggagcagaattaggccattcagcccatcgaatctctTCTGCCATTCGAATGCAGCCAATCCATTTTTCCCCTCACAACCCCAATTTCCCGCCAAAGCACACATTTGGATTTTTTTCCCTGCAATCAAAAAATGTAAATGAACAACAGAGGCGAGATAAGAGTGAAGTTTTGTAGTGTTTATTTTCTAGCAGACACACTACATAAAAGTCCCTTTAAATTAGTGTACATTATTCCCCTCATTAGGGCAAAGCCCTCAGGGTGCTGCAGAAACTGTTTTGAAGGGAGCTTTAgctaagaaaaaaaaggaaaaaaaccccACTTCAAAGCAATTCctttaaaatcaaatcaaaattccCAGAATGAAGTGGCGGAGCGTTGATTTCCGAATGTTGTCAGTGCTTTTCCTTGTGTTTGTTTTTGAAGATTTGCTGCCCAGCTTCTAGCCGGTTGCatttggaggtggaggtggagagagagggggagggagcaggGCTCTTCCTTTCTCACGGTTTCATCGGCCTAGATTGCAGAGTTTCGTGTTCACATGATACGCATGCCTTGGATTGAGGATTCCAGAGTCTGAAAGCAAATTGAGAATGCTTAAGTGCTTGGTGGCCATGAAGAAAGTTAAAAGTTCTGGTGAAATAAATGTtggcaacaggtcagacagcagcttTGAAGAAAGAAAGAGTTAGTGTTTCAGTTTGATTAATGTTCGACCTTCTCATCAACTTCTGCAATATTTTGGGccggcactgcggtagagttgcttccttacagcgcaagcgaaccctggttcaatcctgactacgggtgctgtctgtatggagtctgtacgctctctctgtgaccatgtgggttttctccgggtactccggtttcatcccacactccaaagacgtgcaggtctgagggttattggctcctgtaaattgtccctagtgtgtaggatagtgctagtgtacggggcgatcgctggtcagcgcagactcggtgggttgaagggcctgtttccacgctgtaactcaaaAGTCCAAGGTTTTTCCTTCATATACTTCTGGAAAAATGTTGGAATAAAGCTTCATGTAGATTTTTCAGACAAAATTGAGAATCCTTTTTTTCGggtgggtgggaagggggagCTGGTGGGTGGTTAGCAGAGAACAGTAGATAATGTTTGGAATATAGTCACTTGGACTTGAAAGTAAATCATTTCCAATTAACTTGCtatacggaaacaggccgttcagcccacccagcccaagccaaccatcgatcacccggttacactagttctgtgttatcccacattcacatccactcccgacacgctagggtcaattttacacaggctaattaacctacaaacccacatttttttttggatgtgggtggaaacaggagcaaccggaggaaacgcacgtggttacagggagaacgtgcaaactcaacactgacagcacccggggtcaggatcaaacccgggtctctggcactgggaggcaacagctctaccagctgcaccaccttgTTATTTAAATAACAACATGTTCAACAAAGACTGGATACTTAACATGCGGATGTGAACACAAATTTTAGAAACACTGATCCTTCCTAAAACAAGTACTTGAAGTTCCCTAAAGTTGTGAAGAAACTGAACACCAATTTAGACTGGTTATTGTTTAAAATATCAATTCGACTGCAGTTTGTGTCAATGAACACAATTATAAATATGAATGAGAAAACACTTAAAAACATTCCCTGCATTGTTGAAAACAGTCAACGTTCCCAGAATATTACTTCACCTTCAAATCCCAAATTGTCATCGCACCGTCAATCCCAGTAGTGCAAAACTTCCAACAATCTCTCTTATCGCCTTCATATATGGAGACTTGgcttgagagagggagagagagagagaaaacacatGTTATATTACAGAATACAGTGTGCTTATGATTTCAAGCAGGTTGGGTGGGAGGGAGAGTTTGCAGAATAGAAATGAATCCAAGCTACATTAACATTCCACATGAGCCTCCTAACAGATTGCTTAACCCTGTCAGCATTTCAATACGGCAGTCTGGTCTGTATAGGAATTTTATTGTGGAATCTACGAATAAATACACAGCCTCCCTTCTGAAAGACCTCCCTTTATTAAACAATCTTGGTTATCGTTTTTTCTATATTGTAGATTGACCATTTAATTATGTCACATTGACAgccacagtgtttaagaaagagctgcagatgctggaaaaatcgaacaaTCGATGCCTACAACACCCCAAAGCTGCGGCCTCCGGTAGGAAAGCGccgatttgggagctccaagACGCGAAGTGTGTtagaccgtcccgacgtcggataTTCAACcctcccgatgagagggcctgtacatcgggccgtccgtagctgcgactacggaggtttatggccccgaccacgggtgaacaatggagtaggactgactgtactttgtgccttccaccacagtgaagaatgcggtggtggatgtttgtgattAATTTTATTGTGTTCTTTTTCGACTGTACCGCTGCtgtcaaattcatttcactgcacttatgtgtgtatgtgatgaataaaactgattgattgaggtagacaaaaatgctggagaaactcagcgggtgaggcagcatctatggagcaaaggaataggtgacgtttcgggtcgagacccttcttcagacagtcacagAGACGGCAATATATTCTCAGGGTCTCTGTTGAAATCCCAAGTTGCAGTAAACGTTTAGTACCAAAATGTACTATTATACAGAATCCATTCTGTATCCTGTACACTGTggccagcttgattgtaatcatatatagtcgtTTCACTGACTGAATAGAATACAACAAAAatagctattcactgtacctcggtacaataataataaactaaactcaaccattCTGGATTCTGGCAGATTATATGGCTGAATTGAGTTTAGCATGGAatggaatgctttattgtcacatgcgacaaGGCAGTTAAATTCATTGCTCGCATATCCAAgatcctccattgttctcccctgcccctccctcctccctgtggtccccccacaccaggtcctccaTGGTTCATTGCTCTTCCCCCTCCATCAcagtggtgccccccccccccccccccccctttgctctccccctttccctccttcaCAGCGCCCCTCCCCTTACGGTGGTTTTGTGTCACTTTTTTTTGAGCTACagctaaaagcttttgttgcgtgctaaccagtcagctatgGCTAACCTTGAGTTTCCAATCTATCGATTTTCAGGGTTTCTTCCTGAAGCAAGCAAGGCAGGCTGCATGCTTcgtgaaggtagactcaaaatgctggagtaactcagcgggtgaggcagcatctctggagagaaggaatgggcgacgttgcccgttccttctctccagagaagccgcctcgcccactgagttactccagcattttgtgtctaccttccatttaaaccagcatccgcagttctttcttacacatgcttCGCGGAGGTTGGCCACTTACGTGATGCTGTTCTGGTGGAGGGTCTCGAGTGTGGCGTTTCGATCCTCTGTGGTCGCCCTTCGATCCAGATTGTGGAAACGCTGCATAGCAGAGATGTTGCGCTGAATGCTCTGCTTTGGAATGTCTAGCTTAGAGATGTAGTTTAAAGAGCCACGATCGTCGTACACAAAGAGCATCGGGCAGCAGTCATGGCCCTGAGGTGTGGAGAAAACTGTATAATGGACTCTACAATTTAATACTCACTCAAGTTGAGCTGAGGAAACATGCAGAATTTTTATTATCTCAAACAATATGGTTCATTTATATTTCTAATTACTAATCAGTAAATAATTTACATTGAAAAATACAGAATGCAAAATTACTAAAATAATAACGCAGTAATCACATTTAAGCAGTTAACATTTAATTAGTATTTAGATGCAATACTTTTGATAGGATGAGCGCGCATTCTTCCTtgtccaccctcctccccccatttGCAGTCTTTTTGAAGGCTTTTGCTCCTATGGGATGTGGTAGAATGCTGCTTTCAGCCCTCAGAATGGAAGCTTAGATACCAGCAGCCTCCAGACGCACACGCTGGTTCATCATAGCCAAGTCTGCCCCAGCTAACAAGCACAAATCACTGTTCACGACACACATCCGTCTTTACCTCGCCTACCAATCCCGCAAGCTGACAAGACAGcttggtgtaggaaggatctgcagatgctggtttacaccaaagatagacacaaaatgccggagtaactcagcggctcaggcagcatctctggagagaaggaacggatgacgttccgggtcgagacccgaaatgtcatcaatgtcttctctccagagatgctgcctgagccgctgagttactccagcattttgtgtcaaagacAACTTGATAATGAGTTATATCTCCCAAGGGTTTTGATTTGTCCCGATTTATTGATCCGATTATTTGTGGAATGAGATCAAGTGACATTGCGACAAATTCTTTATTCAGGACTAAACAGCAAATGTGGACTATCTCAAACAGGTTTGATTGATCTTAGAGGCTTTTGTAACATGAAATCAAGTAGTACTCACTGCTGCCACTATGCTAGTTTCAGAGACAAAAATCACACTCAACAGGGGGAGAAATTCAGTCTTCATTTGAGAAACCCTAGAAAGAAAGATTACACTTAAATTCTAACCACTTATCTTTCAAACATCCTTAACCAACACCATTTAATCACCTATTTCCCCATTGTAAAAGTGGAACCCCTGAAGCTGGAACGATAGAAATTTGGACAGAAGCAGAAGCCTCAATTTCTAATCAAGTAGTTTTAAAAACAATTTCAAAATCCAAACCACTATCAGAAACTTAGTTACCATTATGTTATTGTACTTTCCAGAGCAAGTGGTATAAACATTATTTCTCTTCGCCCTCAAGTTTTGATTTCTGGGATGTATGGAACTAGATTTCATAATGGCTCAGTGACTAAAATTAGACAAATGAAACTTCAAAGATGGCTTGCAGCCTAAGCAATTGGAGGCAATTTTCTAACCAGAGGCACACGTTTCTGAGCAACCCCTGGGTGACCTAATGTTCCACACACCACTGTTTGCAATGGATTTAGACAAGTGAAAGTGTGACTGCAAATATCCCCACGTACAGTGATTATAGAAAAATATTCACGAGAATGTTTCTGATGCAATGAGGAAAGATGAGCCACTCAACGTCATTTTAAGGAGTGAGGTTGGTCACATGGAACAAACGTTAagaaaaaaaatgattaaaatattACATTCTATATTGCCAGAGTAAAGAAAAAATAAAGAAGATGACCAAGGAGAAAATGTTAGCAAAATTACATGAGAAGGCAAGGCAGTTGAAAAACTGGACAGGGCCAAAAACAATAAAGAGATACTATAGAGTCAAACAAGAGGCAGAGAAGCAGGTGGAAGTAAAAGTCTGGGGTAGAATCAAGAGTCACTGGGATGACTATGAATTATGTTTATTTAATGAGAAATTTAGCAAAAAGTATCAATGGAAATTCATTGACTACATGGGGATTTTCAAAAGGCACATATTAAGTTTGTCACCAAAACGGAATCATATGGAATGCAAGGGGAAGTGGCGACATAGATGTGAAAGTAAGTTAGGGAACAATGGCATAGTGATTGTGAACTGTTGTGTTCTGGAGAATGGACATCCTTCAAAGGGGAATAGTCACATTGATGGAAAGGACAAATACACAGCAGATTTAatttaaaacacacaaagtgcaaaGTTACATATTCTGATGGAAAGTATAAGCCAGGAAAATGTCATCTAAAATTTccaactgtggggggggggaagttctGGGGCCACAGTTGCACAGATTATTGACAGTGATATGACAGGTCGATAATGTTGTTCATAAAGTGACGGTGAATTTTACATGCAGGATAGAGTACAAAACAAGGGAATTTTGTTAAACCTCTTTTAAACCAATTGGCAGTACGGTTGGATGCATCCATTGTGTATATTGAATAACGCCTCTAGTGTGTACATTTCAAAGAGAATTTTACAGGGGATATTAAGGTCTTACAGGATTGATTTCCCAGAAAGATTCGAGGACGTTAATTTTGTGCATACTTTGTTTAAACAGGGGCTGTTAGATTAAACTCCTTAAATCAAAGACACTCgagagatttgatagaagtacTCAATGACATTAAATATCTATCAGTAAATAGGGAATCACTCTAAACTATGGCACATGCCAGAGATTTGAAATATAAACAGGAAATACTCCAACACTCAGCAAGTTAGGCTGTATCTGTGTGGCAGAAAGAGAATTAACGTTTCAGGTTTACAGAGTTTAATATCACTGAAATTAAATCATATATATACACCCAGTTCCCATTGATAGAAGGATCAAGAAATGAGGAATAGAAATTTCAGATGATTTGCAAAAAGAAccaaatggagacacaaagaTTGTGTGGTTATTTGAAAATGCTGATGGGTGCTGATTTCAATAAAGAAATAGATAATTCAAAGCACGACAAAAATTATCAGcttttgtgggggaaaaaaaatggattTCTCGTTGAAAAAGACACCTTGTAAAGAAGAGTGTTTTAAAAACCACTACTGTAAGATGAATGCCAAATTTGGATGTAGGCTTACATGATGTTACACTGACACCATGTGGTCCAAACATGCATTACATGAGAAAGCACTACTTAAAATGAATTGGAATATTTTACATTCATTCGAATTTAAAGTGAACGGCAATATGGAATCATTCACTTTGTACTAAAACTATTTTCATTTCTGTTTAGCGGACGTGAGAAACCAAGGTAATGCATCAAATTTAAATGAGTACAATAATTTTGAACAAAAATAGCCTGaacttgtcataaggtcataagtgataggagaggaattagactatttggcccatcaagtctacttcgccattcaatcccggctgatcgatctctccctcctaaccccattctcctgccttttccccataacctctaacacccgtactaatcaagagtctatctctgccgtacaaatatccactgacttggcctccacagcctactgtggcaaaggattccacagattcaccaccctctgactaaagacatttcttctcatctccttcctaaaagaacatcctttaattctgtggctatgacctccaatcctagactctcccactagtggaaacatcttctcgacatccactctatccaagcttttcactattcggtatgtttcccccctcattcttctagacTTGTACaggtgaatgaatggcagagagcatactgactggttgcatcatggcctggtttggcgaTTCAAACCACCACGAACGAAGGAGATTGtggagaaaggcttggatagtgtccGCAGCTCTCTACAATCTCCTTCGTTCATGGTGGGTTGAGTCGCCGGACCATCATCtaaaagggatctacaagaggttATGCCTCCAAAGAGCAGccaatatcaaagacccacatcacacaATCAATTCACtcccaccatcgggaagaaggtccaAACCTCTGAAAACCGTAACCACTTGGcttaagaatagcttcttcccagcaaccatcaggcagtCGGACACcaaacaacactaacctcagctgcaaggacatctgGTTTGTATTAGTATTATGGTAATTAATTTACTGAATTTTTAAAAACAATCTGTGCAAATTGTATTTATGGTCTGTTAAGCCCCCTGCAAGAATATTTTGTTCCATtgtctgtacatatgacaattaaacactcttgactcttgaatcagtAGAGCATTCAGTAGCAAAACTGAAATCTTCTTGAGACATACCCATGCATCAATATACTGTAATAAGTTGATACAttctagtagtagaattaggccattcggcccatcaagtctacgccgccattcaatcatggctgatctatctttccttctcaacccgattctcctgcctatGCCCTATAACTCCTGACATCCTTACTGATCAAGATAACACTGAAATTAAATGATAAATATAcccagattaaaaaaatcaaaagcaaTCTTTAAAACcccttaacttaaaaaaaaaaaaaaattaaggccAGCACGAGCCTCAATTCACTTGAAAAATAAAGAACAATACTTACGTCATATTTCTACCAGTGTCAACAACAGATACAGTGCTGTCGTGACTGACCCATGCCAGGCGGTTTCCTGTGGCAGAGAAAGAAACACTGTGGACCCAGCCACCACTACTGGCACCACCAAACTCTGCCATCACCTGTCCGAAAGGCATTTTGGAACC includes these proteins:
- the LOC129706657 gene encoding actin-related protein 2/3 complex subunit 1A-B isoform X1, with amino-acid sequence MSRHQFLFEPITCHAWNQDRTQIALSPNNHEVHIYKKGGNQWIKTHELKEHNGRITGIDWAPQSDRIVTCGADRNAYVWSQKDGVWKPTLVILRINRAATFVKWSPQENKFAVGSGARLISVCYFEGENDWWVSKHIKKPIRSTILSLDWHPNNVLLAAGSCDFKCRVFSAYIKEVDTKPAATPWGSKMPFGQVMAEFGGASSGGWVHSVSFSATGNRLAWVSHDSTVSVVDTGRNMTVSQMKTEFLPLLSVIFVSETSIVAAGHDCCPMLFVYDDRGSLNYISKLDIPKQSIQRNISAMQRFHNLDRRATTEDRNATLETLHQNSITQVSIYEGDKRDCWKFCTTGIDGAMTIWDLKTLESSIQGMRIM